The DNA window TCAAGGAATTCCAGAGCCGCGGGACCCTGGTGCGCGCGTTCTACTACACTGCGATCATTGAGGATCAGGAATATTCGTCGATCCGCCCGTTGATCGACTGGCTCGATTACAACGGCTACACCGTCGTCACCAAGGCGACCAAGGAATTCATCGACGCCAGCGGCCGCCGCAAGGTCAAGGGCAACATGGATATCGAACTCGCGGTCGACGCGATGGAACTTGCCGAGCACGTCGATCAGATCGTGCTGTTTTCCGGAGACGGCGATTTCCGCTCGCTGGTCGAGGCGGTGCAGCGCCGCGGCGTCCGGGTCACCGTGATCTCGACGATCTCGAGCCAGCCGCCGATGATCGCCGACGAGCTGCGGCGGCAGGCC is part of the Bradyrhizobium erythrophlei genome and encodes:
- a CDS encoding NYN domain-containing protein codes for the protein MSPASNKIALFIDGANLYATAKTLGFDIDYKRLLKEFQSRGTLVRAFYYTAIIEDQEYSSIRPLIDWLDYNGYTVVTKATKEFIDASGRRKVKGNMDIELAVDAMELAEHVDQIVLFSGDGDFRSLVEAVQRRGVRVTVISTISSQPPMIADELRRQADVFTDLVELQSKLGRDPSERPAPREPRHHAPQFLQRATTMAPRADDDDFDD